A single Streptomyces sp. 2114.4 DNA region contains:
- a CDS encoding RIP metalloprotease codes for MTTWMTILGIVVFVVGLLFSIAWHELGHLSTAKLFGIRVPQYMVGFGPTIFSRKKGDTEYGIKAVPLGGYIRMIGMFPPGDDGKLQARSTSPFRGMIEDARSAAFEELQPGDEKRLFYTRKPWKRVIVMFAGPFMNLILAVVIFMSVLMGFGINTQTTSVGSVSDCVISAAAKTDKCPHGAKDSPAKAAGLRAGDKIVSFNGHAVPDWGALQQQIRDTTGPATLVVERHGARRTLHADLIENKVAKTDGHGGYVPGQFVTAGFLGFTPASGVVQQSFGQSVDRMGTMVEQGVSSLINLPAKVPDLWNAAFNGGERKQDSPMGVVGAARVGGEVFSLHIPPEQRVATMLFLVAGFNLSLFLFNMLPLLPLDGGHIAGALWESVRRAFAKIVRRPDPGPFDVAKLMPVAYVVAGIFICFTLLVLVADVVNPVKLT; via the coding sequence ATGACGACCTGGATGACCATCCTCGGCATAGTCGTCTTCGTCGTCGGTCTGCTGTTCTCCATTGCCTGGCACGAGCTCGGCCACCTCTCCACGGCCAAGCTGTTCGGTATCCGCGTGCCGCAGTACATGGTGGGCTTCGGGCCGACGATCTTCTCCCGTAAGAAGGGCGACACCGAGTACGGCATCAAGGCCGTTCCGCTCGGCGGCTACATCCGCATGATCGGGATGTTCCCGCCCGGCGACGACGGAAAGCTGCAGGCCCGGTCCACCTCGCCGTTCCGCGGCATGATCGAGGACGCCCGCTCGGCGGCCTTCGAGGAGCTGCAGCCCGGCGACGAGAAGCGGCTCTTCTACACCCGCAAGCCCTGGAAGCGCGTCATCGTGATGTTCGCCGGGCCGTTCATGAATCTGATCCTGGCGGTCGTGATCTTCATGAGCGTGCTGATGGGCTTCGGCATCAACACCCAGACCACCTCGGTCGGCTCCGTCTCGGACTGCGTCATCTCGGCGGCCGCCAAGACCGACAAGTGCCCGCACGGCGCCAAGGACTCCCCGGCCAAGGCCGCCGGCCTGCGGGCCGGCGACAAGATCGTCTCCTTCAACGGCCACGCCGTCCCCGACTGGGGCGCCCTGCAGCAGCAGATCCGCGACACCACGGGGCCCGCCACCCTCGTCGTCGAGCGGCACGGCGCACGCCGGACGCTGCACGCCGACCTGATCGAGAACAAGGTCGCCAAGACCGACGGCCACGGCGGCTATGTCCCCGGCCAGTTCGTCACCGCCGGATTCCTCGGGTTCACGCCCGCCAGCGGCGTCGTCCAGCAGTCCTTCGGCCAGTCCGTCGACCGCATGGGCACCATGGTCGAGCAGGGCGTCTCCTCGCTGATAAACCTGCCCGCGAAGGTCCCGGACCTGTGGAACGCGGCCTTCAACGGCGGCGAGCGCAAGCAGGACTCCCCGATGGGCGTGGTCGGCGCGGCCCGGGTCGGTGGCGAGGTCTTCTCCCTGCACATCCCGCCGGAGCAGCGGGTGGCGACCATGCTCTTCCTGGTCGCCGGCTTCAACCTCTCGCTCTTCCTGTTCAACATGCTGCCGTTGCTGCCGCTGGACGGCGGGCACATCGCCGGCGCCCTGTGGGAGTCCGTCCGGCGGGCCTTCGCCAAGATCGTCCGGCGTCCCGACCCCGGCCCCTTCGACGTGGCCAAGCTCATGCCTGTCGCCTACGTCGTCGCCGGGATCTTCATCTGCTTCACGCTGCTGGTGCTCGTCGCCGACGTGGTGAATCCGGTGAAGCTGACCTAG
- the ispG gene encoding flavodoxin-dependent (E)-4-hydroxy-3-methylbut-2-enyl-diphosphate synthase: protein MTAISLGMPDVPTKLADRRVSRKIQVGTVAVGGDAPVSVQSMTTTRTSDIGATLQQIAELTASGCQIVRVACPTQDDADALPVIARKSQIPVIADIHFQPKYVFAAIDAGCAAVRVNPGNIKQFDDKVKEIAKAASDAGTPIRIGVNAGSLDRRLLQKYGKATPEALVESALWEASLFEEHGFRDIKISVKHNDPVVMVNAYRQLAAQSDYPLHLGVTEAGPAFQGTIKSAVAFGALLSEGIGDTIRVSLSAPPAEEVKVGISILESLNLRQRRLEIVSCPSCGRAQVDVYKLADEVTAGLDGMEVPLRVAVMGCVVNGPGEAREADLGVASGNGKGQIFVKGEVIKTVPESKIVETLIEEAMKIAEQMEKDGIASGEPTVAIAG from the coding sequence ATGACTGCCATTTCACTGGGAATGCCGGACGTACCGACCAAGCTTGCCGACCGCCGGGTCAGCCGCAAGATCCAGGTCGGAACGGTCGCCGTGGGCGGAGACGCACCGGTCTCGGTGCAGTCGATGACGACCACACGTACGTCCGACATCGGTGCCACGCTGCAGCAGATCGCCGAGCTGACGGCCTCCGGCTGCCAGATCGTCCGGGTCGCCTGCCCGACGCAGGACGACGCCGACGCGCTGCCGGTGATCGCCCGGAAGTCGCAGATTCCGGTCATCGCGGACATCCATTTCCAGCCGAAGTACGTCTTCGCCGCGATCGACGCCGGCTGCGCCGCGGTCCGCGTCAACCCCGGCAACATCAAGCAGTTCGACGACAAGGTCAAGGAGATCGCCAAGGCGGCCTCCGACGCCGGCACCCCGATCCGGATCGGCGTCAACGCCGGCTCCCTGGACCGCCGCCTGCTGCAGAAGTACGGCAAGGCCACCCCCGAGGCGCTGGTCGAGTCCGCGCTGTGGGAGGCGTCTCTCTTCGAGGAGCACGGCTTCCGCGACATCAAGATCTCGGTCAAGCACAACGACCCGGTCGTGATGGTCAACGCCTACCGCCAGCTCGCCGCCCAGTCGGACTACCCCCTCCACCTCGGTGTCACGGAGGCCGGCCCCGCCTTCCAGGGCACCATCAAGTCCGCCGTCGCCTTCGGCGCCCTGCTCAGCGAGGGCATCGGCGACACCATCCGCGTCTCGCTCTCCGCGCCGCCCGCCGAAGAGGTCAAGGTCGGCATCTCCATCCTGGAATCGCTCAACCTGCGCCAGCGCCGGCTGGAGATCGTCTCCTGCCCCTCCTGCGGCCGCGCCCAGGTCGACGTCTACAAGCTCGCCGACGAGGTCACCGCGGGCCTCGACGGCATGGAGGTGCCGCTGCGCGTCGCCGTCATGGGCTGCGTCGTCAACGGCCCCGGCGAGGCCCGCGAGGCCGACCTCGGCGTCGCCTCCGGCAACGGCAAGGGCCAGATCTTCGTCAAGGGCGAGGTCATCAAGACCGTCCCCGAATCGAAGATCGTGGAGACCCTCATCGAAGAGGCCATGAAGATCGCCGAGCAGATGGAGAAGGACGGCATCGCCTCCGGCGAGCCGACCGTGGCCATCGCCGGCTGA